From the genome of Candidatus Nitrosocosmicus oleophilus, one region includes:
- a CDS encoding EamA family transporter: protein MLFYKSWIVFVYALALSLESIIIEYLTIYFVRISPIVLSSLSITLSGIMLLSVGSIIFKNYNDLIKIFTKSWKSLIMASLSLSLGIYGWYDSINRIGASKEALIAAPIEIILIIILARVFLNERLNKFQIVGIFIGSLGFFLSLASDVPFDYFNNPNLSNFIVGANINSIFHTVFSLVSFGDLEAILSAVGFAVGVLFLGKLVKKHSSIQVAGASMFLSGMILVIFMVLSLLYETAFTPVQYLNESPSQVELLSVHRNLVLLFLFSLIPFIGSLSYVIGLRRIGASLTATIGSSNIVIILVIQIVLKELGYPSHLPENIFLATFGCIIGFLGIFVIHMSDLITAKSKRYY, encoded by the coding sequence TTGTTATTTTACAAATCATGGATAGTCTTTGTGTACGCCCTTGCACTTTCCTTGGAATCAATCATTATCGAATATCTTACGATATACTTTGTTAGGATTTCTCCTATAGTGCTTTCTTCTTTGAGTATTACGCTATCTGGTATAATGTTGTTATCGGTCGGATCTATTATCTTTAAAAATTATAATGATCTTATAAAGATATTTACTAAAAGTTGGAAATCTCTTATTATGGCATCTTTGTCACTTTCATTAGGAATATATGGATGGTATGACTCTATAAATCGAATAGGAGCTTCGAAAGAAGCCCTTATAGCTGCACCAATAGAAATCATTCTTATAATTATTCTAGCAAGAGTATTTTTGAATGAACGATTAAACAAATTTCAAATTGTTGGTATATTTATAGGATCTCTTGGGTTTTTCCTGTCTCTGGCTAGCGACGTGCCTTTTGATTATTTCAACAATCCAAATCTCTCAAATTTCATTGTGGGTGCAAATATTAATTCAATATTTCATACAGTCTTCTCATTAGTCAGTTTCGGTGATTTGGAAGCAATCCTTTCTGCGGTAGGTTTCGCAGTTGGAGTATTATTTCTGGGAAAATTAGTCAAGAAACACTCTTCAATTCAGGTGGCAGGTGCATCCATGTTTCTTTCAGGCATGATTCTTGTGATATTCATGGTTCTTTCATTGTTATACGAAACAGCGTTTACACCAGTACAATATTTGAATGAATCACCATCTCAGGTGGAATTGCTGTCGGTACATAGAAATCTAGTTCTCTTGTTTTTGTTTTCTCTAATTCCATTTATTGGTTCTTTATCTTATGTAATTGGCCTCCGTAGGATTGGTGCTTCTCTTACGGCAACTATAGGATCTTCTAATATCGTAATTATACTCGTAATTCAAATAGTCTTAAAAGAATTAGGATATCCTAGTCATTTGCCTGAAAATATATTTTTGGCCACTTTTGGATGTATCATAGGATTTCTAGGGATTTTCGTAATTCATATGTCTGATCTTATAACCGCAAAATCAAAGAGATATTATTAG
- a CDS encoding secondary thiamine-phosphate synthase enzyme YjbQ, with protein MTVITKNIQIKSKSENDIIDITHQVSKIVKESKIENGAVIVFVVGSTAAITTIEYEPGLQNDFPDMLSRLVPKDIEYAHDNTWHDGNGHSHVRASLIGPSLAIPFIEGHLTLGTWQQIVLIEMDTRSRERKIILQVIGE; from the coding sequence ATGACCGTCATAACGAAGAATATTCAGATCAAATCAAAATCAGAAAATGACATTATTGACATTACACATCAGGTATCCAAGATTGTTAAAGAAAGTAAAATAGAAAACGGGGCTGTCATAGTTTTTGTTGTCGGGTCAACAGCGGCAATCACAACCATAGAGTATGAACCAGGATTGCAAAATGACTTCCCAGACATGTTATCGAGACTAGTGCCTAAAGATATTGAATACGCTCATGATAATACATGGCATGATGGAAATGGACACTCCCATGTTAGAGCATCGTTAATTGGACCAAGCTTAGCCATTCCATTCATAGAAGGTCATCTAACGCTTGGAACCTGGCAACAGATAGTGTTGATAGAGATGGATACAAGATCGAGGGAACGCAAAATCATATTACAAGTAATAGGTGAATAA
- a CDS encoding ATP cone domain-containing protein, giving the protein MTEGQNQHPLSELIVEKRSGNSEKFEEEKLVRGISRAGTPFMLAKDISKSIINKLKENPPIDNFIYSSKIREYVTQELKQRNQNTIAESFAGYSKNNITSIKEEQLKNNKYDSKVLQTKNTQSKQLAKDKDNTSGRGTKTGLQ; this is encoded by the coding sequence ATGACCGAAGGTCAAAATCAACATCCATTATCAGAATTAATTGTAGAAAAAAGGAGTGGTAATTCTGAAAAATTTGAGGAAGAGAAACTCGTGAGAGGAATTAGCAGGGCAGGAACACCGTTTATGCTTGCTAAAGACATATCCAAATCCATTATCAATAAATTAAAAGAAAATCCGCCCATAGATAATTTTATTTATTCAAGTAAAATACGAGAATATGTTACACAAGAATTAAAGCAAAGAAATCAAAATACAATAGCTGAATCATTTGCTGGCTATAGTAAAAATAATATAACCTCAATTAAAGAAGAGCAACTTAAAAATAATAAATACGATTCAAAAGTTTTACAAACAAAAAACACTCAATCAAAACAGTTGGCAAAAGATAAAGATAACACTTCTGGAAGAGGTACAAAAACAGGACTTCAATAA
- the cax gene encoding calcium/proton exchanger has protein sequence MVKFSKSSILYLLLIFAPISLFLDQFDSNATLIFIVSILALIPLAKLIGDSTEHLASHYGSTVGSLLNVTFGNAAEIIIGIIAISAGLIDLVKASIIGAILGNIMLIFGLSMIVGGFRHKEQSFNRENAGLQSSMIFLSIIGLAIPTLLAITTFQPQSVNGEAKIQLLSDSLAIILLGVYMAGIIFTFVTHRYLFTSTEYSNENDNTLSSLSLKHWSKKKSFLILGLSMLGVVVVSEVLVGSVEETGEKLGFGEMFVGAIIVGIVGNAAEHSSAILLARKGKIDLSIGIAAGSGTQIALFVVPILVFAGIALGQPFTLEFTIYELVTLFLAAIILNLIAHDGKSNWFEGVMLTAVYIIIALGFYFLG, from the coding sequence ATGGTAAAATTTAGCAAATCTTCCATACTATATCTTCTTTTAATATTTGCTCCAATATCTCTCTTTTTGGATCAATTTGATTCTAATGCCACACTTATTTTCATTGTATCTATACTTGCATTGATTCCTTTGGCAAAACTAATCGGAGATTCTACCGAACACCTGGCTTCACATTATGGGTCTACAGTTGGGTCGCTTCTGAATGTGACTTTTGGAAATGCAGCTGAGATCATTATAGGTATAATTGCCATAAGCGCAGGTTTGATAGACTTGGTTAAAGCTTCTATCATAGGTGCTATTTTGGGAAATATTATGCTAATTTTTGGTTTAAGTATGATTGTGGGAGGATTCCGTCATAAAGAACAATCTTTTAATCGTGAAAATGCGGGCTTACAATCCTCAATGATATTTCTTTCTATCATTGGATTGGCAATACCAACATTGCTAGCAATAACTACATTTCAACCACAATCAGTTAACGGAGAAGCAAAGATCCAACTTCTAAGTGACTCGTTAGCTATTATTTTATTAGGTGTTTACATGGCCGGTATAATTTTTACATTTGTTACCCACAGATATCTTTTTACTTCTACTGAATATTCAAATGAAAATGATAACACTTTATCTTCTCTAAGTCTGAAGCATTGGAGCAAGAAAAAGTCATTTTTGATACTTGGACTTAGTATGCTGGGTGTGGTAGTAGTAAGTGAAGTTCTTGTTGGTTCTGTAGAAGAAACAGGCGAAAAGCTAGGTTTTGGTGAAATGTTTGTTGGTGCCATCATAGTGGGTATTGTAGGAAATGCGGCTGAGCATAGTAGCGCGATACTCTTGGCAAGGAAGGGGAAAATTGATTTATCTATTGGTATAGCTGCAGGTTCGGGTACACAAATTGCCCTCTTTGTTGTTCCAATCCTAGTTTTTGCAGGAATTGCCCTAGGTCAACCTTTTACTTTGGAGTTTACAATATATGAATTGGTAACCCTTTTCTTAGCTGCAATAATACTTAACTTAATAGCCCACGATGGAAAAAGCAACTGGTTTGAAGGAGTGATGCTAACTGCTGTTTACATAATCATTGCCCTTGGATTCTATTTCCTTGGATGA
- a CDS encoding cyclophilin-like fold protein gives MKKIITIVFSDLDNKNIRLELDSSFSPKTFKAILDHLPVKVKINRWGDELYTDPTEIDVKEEENAKTEVNELDVAYWPEGKALCLFFGPTPISKDGKILAYSPVNVVGNILDPPLKDDILDHVETKSNVIIN, from the coding sequence ATGAAAAAGATCATTACTATTGTTTTCTCAGACCTTGATAATAAAAATATCAGACTCGAATTGGACAGTTCATTTTCTCCAAAGACTTTTAAAGCAATACTTGACCATCTGCCGGTCAAAGTCAAAATTAACAGATGGGGAGATGAGCTTTATACAGATCCAACAGAAATCGATGTTAAAGAGGAAGAAAATGCAAAGACGGAAGTTAATGAACTGGATGTTGCATATTGGCCTGAAGGTAAAGCCTTATGTTTATTCTTCGGTCCAACACCCATAAGTAAAGATGGGAAAATATTGGCATATTCTCCTGTTAATGTTGTAGGTAATATTCTAGATCCACCACTGAAAGATGATATTTTAGATCATGTTGAAACTAAATCAAATGTAATAATAAATTAG
- a CDS encoding NADP-dependent oxidoreductase, whose translation MKNKRTGHEIHLKKHPVGSVKVEDFELVNMEVPDLKEEGDFLVRIIWMSVDPFLRIYMTKGTKHAPPFELNKSLEGGCIGKVIESKSSKFKVGDYVKANFGWRKYWIGKETQSEEKSISKVNSTLGPLRSFLGLLGITGITAYVGLFKICNLREKQDTVFVSSAAGGVGSVVCQLAKIKGCQVVGSCGSDEKARWLVDELGVDYAFNYRKIGLDNISEKLSRVCPNGIDLYFDNVGGKHLEAAINNMNTFGRIALCGTTSQYNDDLKISSGNLDQHINKSPSLEPSNLSLAVSHRLKLQGFIWSDHFDILSEFNSNMSKWISEDRIKLKEYIVEGLENAPKAFVSLFKGDTMGRALVRFD comes from the coding sequence TTGAAAAATAAAAGAACAGGTCATGAGATTCATCTAAAGAAGCATCCAGTGGGATCGGTAAAAGTGGAAGACTTTGAATTAGTAAATATGGAAGTTCCAGATCTCAAAGAGGAGGGTGATTTTTTGGTTCGAATTATTTGGATGTCCGTAGATCCATTTTTACGCATCTATATGACCAAAGGAACTAAACATGCACCTCCTTTTGAGCTAAACAAATCTCTTGAGGGTGGATGCATTGGAAAAGTAATTGAATCGAAAAGTTCCAAGTTTAAAGTAGGTGACTACGTTAAAGCCAATTTTGGTTGGAGGAAATATTGGATAGGCAAAGAAACTCAAAGTGAAGAAAAATCCATATCAAAAGTCAATTCTACATTAGGGCCATTAAGATCCTTTCTAGGTTTACTTGGAATCACAGGCATCACAGCATATGTTGGTCTTTTTAAAATCTGCAATTTAAGAGAAAAACAAGATACTGTGTTTGTATCATCAGCTGCAGGAGGAGTGGGCTCTGTTGTGTGTCAGCTTGCCAAAATAAAGGGTTGTCAAGTCGTAGGCAGCTGCGGTAGTGATGAGAAAGCAAGGTGGTTAGTTGATGAACTTGGAGTAGACTATGCTTTTAACTATCGAAAAATAGGGTTGGATAACATCTCTGAGAAATTAAGTAGAGTGTGTCCAAACGGGATCGATCTATATTTTGATAATGTTGGAGGTAAACACCTAGAGGCAGCCATTAACAACATGAATACTTTTGGAAGAATTGCTCTGTGTGGAACAACATCTCAATACAATGATGATCTCAAGATATCATCTGGTAACCTAGATCAACATATTAACAAATCACCATCTTTAGAACCATCTAATCTTTCTTTGGCTGTCTCACATAGGCTTAAACTTCAAGGTTTTATTTGGAGCGATCATTTTGATATTTTGAGCGAATTTAATTCAAATATGTCTAAATGGATTAGTGAAGATAGGATAAAACTTAAAGAATATATTGTCGAAGGATTGGAAAATGCGCCAAAGGCCTTTGTTAGTCTTTTTAAAGGAGATACCATGGGCAGGGCTCTAGTTCGATTTGATTAG
- a CDS encoding PPOX class F420-dependent oxidoreductase gives MQCGLIINRDYLFTEKEIEYIKSQRLARIATSSISPSNVESSQPDVVPVGFDFDGEYFYVGGINILKSTKYKNVIKNNKVALVIDDLRSINPWDPRGIRIYGLADTVDRKEGYMSNTDHPQSRYIRIRPTKKWSWGIEEPVFVEGKFNVKKSSIDG, from the coding sequence ATGCAATGCGGATTAATTATTAATAGAGATTATTTGTTTACAGAAAAAGAAATAGAATATATTAAATCACAAAGACTTGCAAGAATAGCCACGTCTTCGATCTCTCCTTCAAATGTTGAAAGTAGTCAACCAGATGTTGTCCCAGTAGGCTTTGATTTTGATGGCGAGTATTTTTATGTTGGTGGAATAAATATTCTAAAATCTACGAAATATAAGAATGTAATAAAGAATAACAAAGTTGCATTAGTGATTGATGATTTAAGAAGTATAAATCCATGGGACCCACGAGGTATTAGAATTTATGGATTAGCAGACACGGTTGACCGGAAAGAAGGCTACATGTCTAACACAGATCATCCACAATCTCGATATATAAGAATAAGACCTACAAAAAAATGGAGTTGGGGAATAGAAGAACCTGTTTTTGTAGAAGGCAAATTTAATGTAAAGAAATCGAGTATTGATGGATGA